Sequence from the Maribellus comscasis genome:
TTTTCCATTTGGATGGTAAACGCATAAAAATAATTTCCCCGCATTTTCTGTAATCCCAAAAACATAAACAATTAATCGTTTGTATGTGTTAAATGACTGTAAATAATACGATTCATCAATTAAAACTTACAATAATGAAATTTACACATCTGATTTTGATTATGGTTGCTGTTATCGGCTTGAGTTCATGCAACCAAAAGCCTTCGCAGCAAAGTGAGGAGGCAAATGTGAAATATTACAGGCATCTCCAGTTTAGTGAAACTCCCTGGGACTTGGAGCAGGGGACACACCCTATTTCTGCTGACGAGGCAAAAAAAATAAACAATTACAAATTTACCTGGAATGACGATGACCAGCTGGTTTCAATTGAATACAACAGAGGCGGTGTCTCACTCGGATATTCCGGCTTAAGAGCAGCTAAGGTAACCTATACCTACGAAGGCAATAAACAAATAAAACATTTTTATGACGAGAACGGGGAGCCAACCCAAAACGGTGGAGCATCTGTTTTTGAATATACCCTTGATGACAATGGAACAAGGATTGCCATGCGTTTTTTGGATGAAAACGGAGAACCGGTGGATAACCGAAATAATATCCATAACTACAAATGGGCAAAACTCGGTAACGGAATGATTCAGGAGTTGCGTTACAATTTAGCAGGCGAAGAGGTCATTATGAATCCGTTTTGTCCGTTCTACGAGCTTCGCTTTAGCTACGACAATAACGGCTATGTAACACGAATGGCAAACTACGAGGCTGATACTTTATACGACTGTACCGCGGAGAACTGTGGTGATGTTGGTGTTTCTTATTTTCTGTTTGAAAACAGCGAAAGTGGCGACCTGCTTACTTTTTCGGTTCACAATACTGTAGGGCAGCTATCAAATTTGTACTGGGGTTGGGCAAAGCGTAAAAATGTAGTCGATGAAAACGGGTATGTTGTAGAAGTAAATATGTACGATCAGGACGATGAATATTTAGGCGGGAAAAGTGTTCCTGTAACCAAAAACGAATACAACGAACACGGAGCCCTGGTCAAAAGTATTTCGTTAAATGAAGACAAAAATATTGTAAATAACCCAAACAACGGTGTCGCCATTGTTGAATACAAATACGATGATAATGGGCGAAGAATTGAAACACTTCGTTACGACAAAGACATGAATCCGGTTGAAAGCAACAGCTAATCATTTCTTACCCAAAAAATATGGTTCAACTAAAATTTATTTCAAAGATTTTCCTGCTTTTGTTAATGCTGAGTATGTTTTCCTGCTCCGGCAATCAACAAAAAAAAACAGGTGAACAGACAAACCTTCAGGCTGCTCCCGAAGCAAAAGTCAAAATAAATCCGGATGCAAAAAAGTTGCTTGATCGACTTGTAGAAATGGGGGATTATGCAAATAGTCGTGATATTCCGTCGTTAATAGATCCTTCTTCGGTTTATGAGGAACTGGATAGTAGTATCCTGATTGTAGATATTCGTCTGCCCGAAATTTTTGTAAACGGACACATAAAAAACGCTGTAAATGTCGAATTTGAGAATTTGCAGGAATATTTCAAAAAAGATATTGATCCTTCAGCGTTTGATAAAATTGTTATGGTTTGTTACGCCGGCCAGGGTTCAAGTTATGCAACATCGCTTTTAAGGCTTGCAGGGTATAACAACGTTTATGCTATGCGCTGGGGAATGAGTGGCTGGAACAAAGACTTTGCTGAAGGTTCGTGGCTTGATGCAATTTCTTCCGAATATGAAGATAAACTGGAAACTACAACAAACGAAAAAGCACAAACCGGAGATTTCCCGCAATTGAATACGGGAAAAACTACGGGTGAGGAAATACTGCAATCCAGGCTGGACTCTTTGTTTGCACAGGGATTATCCATCGCGCTTGCTTATGCCGATGAATTATTTGAACAGCCCGAAAATTACTATACTATAAATTACGACCGACGCGATAAATATGAGTCGGGGCATGTTCCGGGAGCAATCCGTTACAAACCGGGCGGGACACTTGGAATTGTCGATGAAATGCAAACCATCCCCACAGATAAGCAAGTAGTGATTTACTGTAATACCGGACACAACTCCGGATTTGCAACAGCGTACCTTCGTTTGTTTGGGTTCGATGCCAAAACATTAACTTACGGAAACAATGCATTTATGCACGACAAAATGGTAAACGAAGAAAGTACACTTTCGTGGCTGCCGTTTACTGAGGCCGATATTGAAAATTATCCTTATGTAGAAGAATAAATACTCAGGATTAATCAAACAAAAAATACCGGATAAAACTTGTCTTTAATCCGGTTTTTTTTGATATCATTTATCTTTTTGAAAGCTTTATCCGGTTCTTTTCCAAACAAAGTATCTATGGCGTTTAGGAAGTTTTTGAAAAAATCCGGCCAACAATACGTAGTAATAATCCCTGCGGCAAAACAGAACCAAGCAGATAATAAAATTTTGTTGCCCCGCCCGGGACAACAAACTTCTTCCCGTTAAGCATGTTTCTCACTGCCGTTTGAGCAACTTCTTCGGGAGTCAAGGTTGTTATACGTGTTAATGCCGACAGTTTCCGAATATTTTTCTTCGTATGCTCTGACGTCACTCCGCTTGGATGAACAGATGTAAGCAAAACACTGGTGTTTTTCAGTTCGCGGTTGAGTGCACGGGTTAAAAACAAAATATATGTTTTTGTAGCAGCATAAACACTCTTGTTTGGCAAGGCAACAAACGACGCAAAACTACTGATATTCAAAATATGCGCGCGTTCGATCTTTTTCATTTCAGGGAGAAACAACAAAGTCAGTAATGTTGTACTTCTAATATTTAGCAGGAGCATTTTATCCACAAGCTCCGGAGCACTATTTTCAAACTCTCCCTCAAAGCCAACTCCGGCATTATTCACCAGATTATTGATTATTATTTCATTTTCCTGTGAAAAATCAAAAACCTTTTGCGGCGAAGCAGTCTGAGTTAAATCAATACCCAGTGATTTTACGTCAACAGCAAAATGCGCTTTTATTTCAGCTATTGTCTCATCAAGTTTGCTATCGGGGAGTGAGACCAAAAACAAATTAAACCCTTTTTTTGCGCATTCCGTGGCAATTGCCCTGCCAATTCCGGAACTGGCACCTGTAATTAATGTATAATATTTCGGCTGTTCTTCACTCATACAAACCCGTTTTTAACCAAGCAATTGTTTTTAACATTCCTTCTCTAAGGGGCGTAATCTGGTAATCCAGTTCGCGAATTGCCTTTTTACTGTTTAAAGGCCGGTGTTGCAAATAACGTTTCACCCAGGGTGGAGTAATCAGTGGCGGTTTCCCAAAGGTTTCAGCCATAAAAAGCTCAAACTTTGAAATACCGAGCATAAACGAAAACGGGATATGAAACATCACCCTTTTTTTTCCTGTCAATTCAGAAAGTATTTTGAAAAAATCGTTGTATGAAACATTCTCTCCTCCCAAAATATATTTCTTGCCGGGAATTCCTTTTTTCATTGCCTGAATATGACCTCTTATCACGTCTTCAATAAACACATAACTTCCCAGCTGGGAGCCATCACCCGGAATAAAACGCCAGCTTCCTTTCAGATATTTTTTTATCATAATGGTAACAGAATTGCTTTTATTCAGAAATCCCGGACCATACAAACGCGGTGGATTAACGATAACAACATCAAGACCTTTTTTAAAATATTCCATACATAAATTTTCGGCCTGTCGTTTTGTTGTTTCATAGTCCGTTAGATAAGTATCCGGCAAAGACGCGGTTTCGTCCACCTCTTCCATTTTTTTTGATTGTGGAAGTGTAGCCGCACTGGAAGTATAAACAACCTTTTTAATATTATTTCTGAACGCAGCCTCCAAAACATTTTGGGTTCCCGTATAATTGGTTTTGTAAGCGAGGGTCTTGTCCTTCGACCAGAGATTGGCATAAGCAGCCAAATGATAGACTACATCGCAACCTGTTATTGCTTTTTCTAAAACGTCGGTTGAAAACAAATCGCCTTTAAAAACCGTGACCCCGTTTTTTGGAATTTCCAGTTTTTCGGGTGAACGAGCCAGTAAATGCACTTCATTCTCATTTTTCAAAAGCTCCTCAAGCAATCGGTTTCCTATAAATCCGGTGGCTCCGGTAATAAAACATTTCACATTTAATCGAATTATGGTTGATATTTCTTAGTTTGAAATTTAAATCCTGATTTTTATCTCGAAGGGATATCAATTGTTTCTGATTTTACAAAACTGAGGTTAGGATTAAGCCGGATTGAAAAATAATCGGAAAATACACTCAACGAGATATGCATAAAAACAGGAATTAACAGCGTCCCTTTTGTCAACGTAAAGTAGCAGGCAATGGCTCCAAATACCAAAGCACCAATGGCCTGGTCTTTTCCGTTCACCATATGAATTGCCGAATAGATCACAACATTAATTGCAATGGCCGGCCAAAATCCAAAATCGTTAAAACATGCATTTAAAAGAATTCCCCGGAACAAAAATTCATAACCAACCAAATACAATGTCCAGCCCACGGCATTAAAAACAAACATTGAAATTGTCCATTCCTTTAATTTGATTTGAAGCGAGTTTCGTTCGGGGTTGACTTTTTGCGTTAAAAACAAAATTGCAATAATTATCCCGGCCAATAGCAGAATAATACTGATGTTTGACCGCAGCAGTGATAAGCTGAATCCATATTTGTCCACGGAATGATCGATAAAAAAATAATACAGAATTCCGGGTAGTAATCCCAGAAAAGCAAAACCTGTGAGTTTTTGTATAAAAAAACGGTAAAGTTCCTTTTGCGACTGATTCTTATATCTTCTTTCCACAAAACGAACTAAAAAGCCGGAGTGTGCTGTATAATAGTACAAATAAAAAAACAGAATAACTCCCACAATAAGAATTGATATTCTGGTTTCGGAGGAACTTAATTGAAAATTCATGGCGTAGCTTTAAATTTACCTGACAAGTTACAAAAATTGTAAGGTATTTCAACCTACGAAATTTAAGAATTCGTTATGAAATCACTGCTTTGAAAAAAATAATTTATTAACAACGATAAGCAGCATCTTAAAACAAAAGTATTATTTATTGCCTTTATCTGTCCAGCCGATAATAAAATGCCAGCGAGATAACATTGTTAAACTGATTGTTCAGCCAATAATAATTTGTAGCGTCTTCACCCGGCAATCCGCGGATAGGCAACACTGAATAAGCTATACGTAAATCCAGTTTTAAGCGATCAAGCATATCAAACTGAAAACCCACAAAAGGCTGTAAGTCGAAGTCATTGAATGCATTTTGGTCTTCCCGCACAAACTCACCGTACTCGTCAAATTCTTTGGCATGAACAAGATATCCCGCGGAAATTCCTCCTACAACTGCACTTCTGTCGCTGGCCCTGAATCCGACAAAGACGGGAATATCGATATACCCCAGCCGCATAATATATTTGTCTGGTTCTTCATCTTTGGGGTTTATTCTATTACGGGCTCCTTTTTGCGAATATTTTATTTCCAGTCCGGCAAAAACTGCTGGAGCAATATCGGTTTGGACAAATGCTCCCGCCAAAATACCGGGCTTATGATATCCTTTATATGAATCACCTTCAACCTGGGTTGCGTTATAACCGGCCAGAATTCCTCCCTGAAAACGTTGCGCCAAAGCCATATTTACGATTAAAATAAATAGTGCCGGTAATAAAAGTCTTCTTGTCATTTTATTTCCATTTTTCAAGTTCTGATTTCAAAATCTCCACTCCTTTGCCCGCTTTTTCCTGAATGTAAGTTACATTTTTGGAAAACAACTGCGGCCGCCCCGGATCAATAACAAAGATAGGAATTTCCGGTTTAGCATAATTTACCAGCCCGGCTGCAGGATAAACCACCAGCGATGTACCGATTACAACTAAAATATCGGCATGCTGAACAATCGGAAGTGCATCGTTTAATGCAGGAACTGCCTCGCCAAACCAAACAATGTGAGGCCGGAGTTGACTTCCCTTTTCGCATTTATCGCCAAGTTTTAGTTCCCAGTTATCAAGCGTATAAACCAAATCAGGATCGATAGTGCTGCGCGCTTTTCTCAACTCGCCATGCAAATGCAACACCTTTTTACTTCCGGCCTGTTCATGCAAATCATCTACATTTTGAGTGACAATTTCAACATCAAATTCATTTTCCAAATCAGCAATTCCGATGTGCCCGCCATTGGGTTTTGCCTCCCAAAGTTGCTTCCGGCGTTCGTTATAAAACCGTAATACCAGTTCCGGTGTTCGTAACCAGGCCTCGGGGCTGGCAACTTCCGTTACATCGTATTGTTCCCATAAGCCACCCATGTCGCGAAAAGTTTTTAATCCGCTTTCCTGACTCATGCCTGCTCCAGAAAGTATAACCAGTTTCTTTTTCATAAAGGGAAAATTGGTTTTGAATCAAAAAAATATTCAGCTTTTTTTTGATTTTGCTTATTTTAATCGAATCAGGATACCGATAATAATTATTCTACAGATACCTTAACATCCTTAAACATAAACAAATTATCACTAAGCCTTAACGCTTTGCCGCTTACCGTAGTTACATTTTTAAGGATAACTTCTTTCGTTTTTACATAAGGAAACTTCTCCACATAGGAATCATTGGTCATTTCTGAATTGAAGTTTGCAAAAATAGCCGGCCCCTTATAGTCTTGCGGGTGATTCGAGTCATCTATATGAAGATTCTCGATAACAATTCTTTCCGGCATGTAACAGGTGTAACCAAAATCATGCTGCCCGGAATAGGAGCCGCTGATTAAACTTGCTATAGTCGGTTTTCCATTGGCAGGTACAAAAACACAATT
This genomic interval carries:
- a CDS encoding SIR2 family NAD-dependent protein deacylase: MKKKLVILSGAGMSQESGLKTFRDMGGLWEQYDVTEVASPEAWLRTPELVLRFYNERRKQLWEAKPNGGHIGIADLENEFDVEIVTQNVDDLHEQAGSKKVLHLHGELRKARSTIDPDLVYTLDNWELKLGDKCEKGSQLRPHIVWFGEAVPALNDALPIVQHADILVVIGTSLVVYPAAGLVNYAKPEIPIFVIDPGRPQLFSKNVTYIQEKAGKGVEILKSELEKWK
- a CDS encoding NAD-dependent epimerase/dehydratase family protein, whose protein sequence is MKCFITGATGFIGNRLLEELLKNENEVHLLARSPEKLEIPKNGVTVFKGDLFSTDVLEKAITGCDVVYHLAAYANLWSKDKTLAYKTNYTGTQNVLEAAFRNNIKKVVYTSSAATLPQSKKMEEVDETASLPDTYLTDYETTKRQAENLCMEYFKKGLDVVIVNPPRLYGPGFLNKSNSVTIMIKKYLKGSWRFIPGDGSQLGSYVFIEDVIRGHIQAMKKGIPGKKYILGGENVSYNDFFKILSELTGKKRVMFHIPFSFMLGISKFELFMAETFGKPPLITPPWVKRYLQHRPLNSKKAIRELDYQITPLREGMLKTIAWLKTGLYE
- a CDS encoding porin family protein, yielding MTRRLLLPALFILIVNMALAQRFQGGILAGYNATQVEGDSYKGYHKPGILAGAFVQTDIAPAVFAGLEIKYSQKGARNRINPKDEEPDKYIMRLGYIDIPVFVGFRASDRSAVVGGISAGYLVHAKEFDEYGEFVREDQNAFNDFDLQPFVGFQFDMLDRLKLDLRIAYSVLPIRGLPGEDATNYYWLNNQFNNVISLAFYYRLDR
- a CDS encoding CPBP family intramembrane glutamic endopeptidase encodes the protein MNFQLSSSETRISILIVGVILFFYLYYYTAHSGFLVRFVERRYKNQSQKELYRFFIQKLTGFAFLGLLPGILYYFFIDHSVDKYGFSLSLLRSNISIILLLAGIIIAILFLTQKVNPERNSLQIKLKEWTISMFVFNAVGWTLYLVGYEFLFRGILLNACFNDFGFWPAIAINVVIYSAIHMVNGKDQAIGALVFGAIACYFTLTKGTLLIPVFMHISLSVFSDYFSIRLNPNLSFVKSETIDIPSR
- a CDS encoding rhodanese-like domain-containing protein yields the protein MVQLKFISKIFLLLLMLSMFSCSGNQQKKTGEQTNLQAAPEAKVKINPDAKKLLDRLVEMGDYANSRDIPSLIDPSSVYEELDSSILIVDIRLPEIFVNGHIKNAVNVEFENLQEYFKKDIDPSAFDKIVMVCYAGQGSSYATSLLRLAGYNNVYAMRWGMSGWNKDFAEGSWLDAISSEYEDKLETTTNEKAQTGDFPQLNTGKTTGEEILQSRLDSLFAQGLSIALAYADELFEQPENYYTINYDRRDKYESGHVPGAIRYKPGGTLGIVDEMQTIPTDKQVVIYCNTGHNSGFATAYLRLFGFDAKTLTYGNNAFMHDKMVNEESTLSWLPFTEADIENYPYVEE
- a CDS encoding SDR family NAD(P)-dependent oxidoreductase is translated as MSEEQPKYYTLITGASSGIGRAIATECAKKGFNLFLVSLPDSKLDETIAEIKAHFAVDVKSLGIDLTQTASPQKVFDFSQENEIIINNLVNNAGVGFEGEFENSAPELVDKMLLLNIRSTTLLTLLFLPEMKKIERAHILNISSFASFVALPNKSVYAATKTYILFLTRALNRELKNTSVLLTSVHPSGVTSEHTKKNIRKLSALTRITTLTPEEVAQTAVRNMLNGKKFVVPGGATKFYYLLGSVLPQGLLLRIVGRIFSKTS